A genome region from Tolypothrix sp. PCC 7712 includes the following:
- a CDS encoding nuclear transport factor 2 family protein, with the protein MKKNKSQRLMSFPGMTTLIAVIATVLVLLGGTFEFAFASQPNAQLDIEKLTVCYALGTDAIGRGDLQGGKNIYPDCFTPNATITAVFPDGTTQTYIGTNAWADFVYAVFQGNGYVATQHLIGTININVNGNNATMTSYLHATHKRSDTSIDVANGTYEDEVIQQNGRWKIRRRTLKLITFLNLSSPPSSQRLMMPSN; encoded by the coding sequence ATGAAAAAAAACAAATCTCAGAGATTGATGAGTTTTCCGGGTATGACAACCTTAATAGCAGTGATTGCTACTGTACTAGTACTACTAGGGGGGACATTTGAATTTGCTTTTGCGTCACAACCTAATGCTCAATTAGATATTGAAAAATTGACGGTTTGCTACGCTTTGGGAACAGATGCAATTGGGAGAGGAGATCTCCAAGGAGGAAAGAATATTTATCCGGACTGCTTTACACCGAATGCAACGATTACAGCAGTTTTCCCTGATGGAACCACCCAGACATATATCGGCACCAATGCTTGGGCGGATTTTGTTTATGCTGTATTCCAAGGGAATGGCTATGTAGCTACCCAGCATTTGATAGGTACAATCAACATTAACGTTAATGGTAATAATGCAACGATGACTTCCTATCTCCATGCGACTCACAAACGTTCTGATACAAGCATTGATGTTGCTAATGGTACTTATGAAGATGAAGTTATCCAACAAAATGGGCGTTGGAAAATTCGCCGTCGCACACTGAAACTCATCACTTTCTTAAACCTTTCTTCTCCTCCTAGTTCTCAGCGTTTAATGATGCCTTCAAACTAG
- a CDS encoding type I restriction endonuclease yields MNPAQPRIVTLKASSQDRKLRQRLHLAPTIAARLFTFPVRNSLGWYTLQQHCLTWFEVIGYTVLLQSDIDCVRHPAQRYSNSEVILRDRLLKALQRINPTIPLSAIADTISQLTAKNNCLLVENNRRYHKLLTDGIEISYPKDGQIVNDQLWLLDPLNLHNNDWLVIHPCTIVEGNYTHNLDVVVFINGIPLAVIVWTDPNNQKTSLKQAYQRLQVYKQQIPTLFTYNAFVVIACGSQARVGTVTSDWQEFLPWHSIDGEDFSATGETELEIVIQGIFDKRRCLELVKHFIVFEEKQADINKKLLRHHFCTRLNRFCCD; encoded by the coding sequence ATGAATCCAGCACAGCCAAGAATAGTAACACTCAAAGCCAGCAGCCAGGACAGAAAGTTGCGTCAGCGCTTGCATCTCGCACCAACCATTGCAGCGCGACTATTCACCTTTCCAGTTCGCAATTCTTTGGGTTGGTATACCCTACAGCAGCATTGTTTAACTTGGTTCGAGGTAATTGGCTACACAGTGCTTTTGCAGTCAGACATTGATTGTGTTAGACATCCAGCACAACGTTATAGTAATAGTGAAGTAATTTTGCGCGATCGCCTGTTGAAGGCTTTGCAGAGAATTAACCCGACAATACCATTGTCTGCGATCGCAGATACCATTTCTCAGTTAACTGCCAAAAATAATTGTCTATTAGTTGAAAATAACCGTCGCTACCATAAACTCTTAACAGATGGTATTGAAATTAGTTACCCCAAAGATGGGCAAATAGTAAACGATCAACTCTGGCTGCTCGATCCATTAAATCTGCATAATAACGATTGGTTAGTCATACATCCATGTACGATTGTTGAGGGCAATTATACTCACAATTTAGATGTGGTGGTCTTTATTAATGGAATACCTTTAGCAGTAATTGTCTGGACTGACCCCAACAATCAAAAAACTAGCCTCAAGCAAGCTTATCAACGGTTGCAAGTTTACAAACAACAGATACCAACACTGTTTACCTACAATGCATTTGTAGTTATTGCTTGTGGAAGTCAAGCACGAGTAGGAACTGTAACCTCTGATTGGCAAGAGTTTTTACCTTGGCACAGTATTGATGGTGAAGATTTCTCCGCCACAGGAGAAACTGAACTAGAGATAGTAATTCAAGGAATTTTTGACAAGCGGCGCTGTTTAGAACTAGTGAAGCATTTCATAGTATTTGAAGAGAAGCAAGCTGATATCAATAAAAAATTGCTACGCCATCATTTTTGTACCAGACTAAACCGTTTCTGCTGTGATTAA
- a CDS encoding substrate-binding domain-containing protein: protein MGIAMELSNLVLFDDNDRLSVTLYASHSLKGALSEVAQAFTRKYKIPIKLEFDNSDSLRERIFKSEKADIFAAADLKNPHALMQVSKGSPVVNFVSNRICAIVKPGLKVTPDNLLDLMLASDIRVGIVTLNSELSSDYIQQVFQKAEKLKSGSWEKLNKKVLDLRGGYNSFVVPYGLNKLAYCILETQQVDMLLTYRTDARLASLAAPSLQILELPENLAVKANYGMTLINNSRSSVVMLAMYILSPLGQEILAKYHFDTPLL, encoded by the coding sequence ATGGGCATAGCTATGGAATTAAGTAATTTGGTTCTTTTTGATGACAATGATCGCCTATCAGTCACATTGTACGCCTCTCATAGCTTAAAAGGCGCTCTTTCGGAAGTTGCACAAGCTTTTACTAGGAAATATAAGATACCTATAAAACTTGAATTTGACAATTCTGATTCGCTGCGAGAACGGATTTTTAAAAGCGAAAAAGCAGATATCTTTGCTGCTGCGGATCTGAAAAATCCTCATGCACTGATGCAAGTTAGTAAAGGTAGTCCTGTAGTCAATTTCGTCAGCAATAGAATATGCGCCATAGTTAAACCTGGCCTCAAGGTAACACCAGATAATTTATTAGACTTAATGTTAGCTTCCGATATTCGCGTAGGCATAGTAACACTTAATTCCGAACTGTCTAGCGATTACATACAACAAGTGTTCCAAAAAGCCGAGAAATTAAAATCAGGGAGTTGGGAAAAGTTAAATAAAAAAGTTCTAGATTTACGAGGCGGTTATAACTCTTTTGTTGTTCCTTATGGTCTGAATAAGTTGGCTTACTGCATCCTAGAAACACAACAAGTAGATATGCTTTTAACCTATCGCACAGACGCTCGATTAGCAAGTTTAGCAGCGCCAAGTTTACAAATATTAGAATTACCAGAAAATTTAGCTGTCAAAGCCAATTATGGCATGACCTTGATTAACAACTCTCGTAGTTCTGTAGTCATGCTGGCTATGTATATCCTTTCACCCTTGGGACAAGAAATCTTAGCCAAATATCATTTTGACACTCCCTTATTGTAG
- the vnfD gene encoding nitrogenase vanadium-iron protein, alpha chain, which translates to MPLKLLKCDETIPEREKHVYIKEKGEDTTQFLPLSNIETIPGSLSERGCSYCGAKLVIGGVLKDTIQMIHGPIGCAYDTWHTKRYPSDNGHFQLKYVWSSDMKESHIVFGGEKQLKKSILEAFAEFPDIKRMIVYTTCATALIGDDIRAVVKSAQQELGDVDIFCVECPGFAGVSQSKGHHVLNIAWINEKVGTFEPEITSPYTINVIGDYNIQGDTFVLERYMEKMGVQIIAHFTGNGTYDALRGMHRAQLNVTNCARSAGYIANELKKRYGIPRMDVDTWGFDYCQEALRKIGAFFGIEDRAEAVIAEEVAKYQDRMNWYKERLKGKKVCIWTGGPRLWHWTKALEDDLGMQVVSMSSKFGHQEDFEKVIARGQEGTIYIDDGNELEFFEVLEMIRPDVVLTGPRVGALVKKLHLPYINGHGYHNGPYMGFEGAVNMARDLYNAIYSPLMNLAGIDIRDDEAKKDNSEALKQQSEEVTAYIQQRTEEITTFIQERCLWQFHSRSWDREENINGVINKAIAIASGEKLVNETLPEKLHYADAKILVLDLKKKFSWFENSDKAHIKAVLELVKQKLIGIVITGSRNGELHHSLY; encoded by the coding sequence ATGCCATTGAAACTATTGAAATGCGACGAAACAATTCCCGAACGGGAAAAGCACGTTTATATCAAAGAAAAAGGCGAAGACACCACCCAATTCTTACCACTATCAAACATTGAAACCATCCCCGGCTCACTTTCAGAAAGAGGCTGTAGCTATTGCGGCGCGAAACTCGTAATTGGTGGTGTACTCAAAGACACCATCCAAATGATTCACGGCCCCATCGGCTGCGCCTACGACACCTGGCACACCAAACGCTATCCTAGCGACAACGGACACTTCCAACTCAAATATGTCTGGTCATCAGACATGAAAGAGTCTCACATCGTATTTGGTGGGGAAAAGCAACTCAAAAAGTCTATCCTGGAAGCCTTTGCTGAATTCCCCGACATCAAACGGATGATAGTCTACACCACCTGCGCCACCGCATTAATTGGTGATGACATCCGCGCTGTGGTCAAAAGTGCCCAACAAGAACTAGGTGATGTAGACATATTCTGTGTAGAATGTCCCGGATTTGCTGGTGTGAGCCAATCCAAAGGACACCACGTCTTAAACATCGCCTGGATTAACGAGAAAGTTGGTACATTTGAACCAGAAATTACCTCACCCTACACCATCAACGTCATCGGCGACTACAACATCCAAGGTGACACCTTTGTACTCGAAAGGTACATGGAAAAAATGGGCGTACAAATCATCGCCCACTTTACAGGGAACGGTACTTACGACGCGCTCAGAGGAATGCACAGAGCGCAACTTAATGTTACCAACTGTGCCCGGAGTGCCGGTTATATCGCCAACGAACTCAAGAAAAGATACGGCATCCCCCGGATGGACGTAGACACTTGGGGCTTTGACTATTGCCAAGAAGCATTGCGGAAAATCGGTGCTTTCTTTGGTATTGAAGACAGAGCCGAAGCTGTGATTGCTGAAGAAGTCGCTAAATACCAAGACAGGATGAATTGGTATAAAGAAAGACTCAAAGGTAAAAAAGTCTGTATTTGGACAGGTGGCCCCAGATTGTGGCACTGGACAAAAGCATTGGAAGATGACTTAGGAATGCAAGTAGTATCCATGTCTTCCAAGTTTGGACACCAAGAAGACTTTGAGAAAGTCATTGCCAGAGGTCAAGAAGGCACAATCTATATTGATGATGGTAATGAACTAGAATTCTTTGAAGTTCTCGAGATGATTCGTCCTGATGTAGTGTTGACTGGGCCCCGTGTCGGTGCGTTAGTCAAGAAATTGCACCTACCATACATCAACGGTCATGGATATCACAATGGGCCATACATGGGATTTGAAGGTGCAGTGAATATGGCACGTGATTTGTACAATGCCATTTACTCTCCTTTGATGAATTTGGCTGGTATCGATATCCGCGATGATGAAGCCAAGAAAGATAATAGCGAGGCCCTGAAACAGCAATCTGAAGAAGTCACAGCATACATCCAACAACGGACTGAAGAAATCACAACTTTCATTCAAGAGCGTTGTTTATGGCAGTTCCACTCTCGTTCTTGGGACAGAGAAGAGAACATCAATGGTGTGATTAATAAAGCGATCGCCATTGCTTCAGGAGAAAAGCTAGTTAATGAAACCCTGCCTGAAAAGCTTCATTACGCAGATGCCAAAATCCTTGTACTTGACCTGAAAAAGAAATTCTCATGGTTCGAGAACAGCGATAAGGCACACATCAAAGCAGTACTGGAGCTAGTTAAACAAAAGCTGATCGGTATCGTGATCACTGGTTCTCGGAATGGTGAATTGCACCATTCTCTCTACTAA
- the vnfK gene encoding V-containing nitrogenase subunit beta: MTLAVSKKERSGVINPIFTCQPAGAEYATIGVKDCIPLVHGGQGCSMFVRLIFAQHLKENFDIASSSLHEASAVFGGMPRIEEGVKTIVARYPDVRLIPIITTCSTETIGDDVEGTINKVNKFLKKEYPNREVKLIPVHTPSYRGSQVTGYDAGVQSLVTNLAKKGEPNGKLNIITGWVNPGDVTEVKHILAEMGVEGNILLDTETFNAPTMPDMKSFTFGNTTIEDIAGSANAVGTIALCKYEGGNAAEFLQREYGVPAIVGPTPIGIKNTDAWLRNIKQLTGKAIPESLVVERGKAIDALADLAHMYFANKRVAIYGDPDLVIGLAEFCQEVELEPVLLLLGDDNQAPSKDPRLAELDKKANHAEYDIEVIWNADLWELESRVKERGDIDLILGHSKGRYIAIDNQIPMVRVGFPTFDRAGMWKHPVIGYRGAEFLGDAIANALFADMEYKHDREWILNVW, from the coding sequence ATGACTTTAGCTGTCAGCAAAAAAGAACGTTCTGGGGTAATCAATCCTATCTTTACCTGTCAACCTGCGGGTGCTGAATATGCAACTATCGGTGTTAAAGATTGTATTCCTTTGGTGCATGGTGGACAAGGTTGCAGTATGTTTGTCCGCCTGATTTTTGCTCAACACTTGAAAGAAAACTTTGACATTGCATCTTCTTCACTCCATGAAGCAAGTGCTGTGTTTGGTGGTATGCCACGGATCGAAGAAGGTGTGAAAACCATAGTAGCACGCTATCCTGACGTGCGCTTGATTCCCATCATCACTACTTGTTCTACTGAAACCATTGGTGATGACGTAGAAGGAACAATCAACAAGGTCAACAAATTCTTAAAGAAAGAGTATCCCAATCGGGAAGTTAAATTGATTCCTGTGCATACTCCTAGCTACCGGGGTAGTCAGGTAACTGGTTATGATGCTGGGGTACAGTCTTTGGTGACTAACTTAGCCAAGAAAGGCGAACCCAATGGTAAGTTAAACATCATTACTGGTTGGGTTAACCCTGGTGATGTAACTGAAGTTAAGCACATCTTAGCTGAAATGGGTGTAGAAGGTAACATCCTATTGGATACCGAAACCTTCAACGCTCCCACCATGCCAGATATGAAAAGCTTTACCTTTGGTAATACCACCATTGAAGATATTGCTGGTTCTGCCAATGCAGTCGGTACCATTGCTTTATGCAAATATGAAGGTGGTAACGCAGCTGAATTCTTGCAAAGAGAGTATGGTGTTCCCGCAATTGTCGGCCCTACACCAATTGGCATCAAAAATACTGACGCTTGGTTGCGAAATATCAAACAACTGACTGGTAAAGCTATCCCAGAATCCTTGGTAGTAGAAAGAGGTAAAGCTATTGACGCTTTAGCTGACTTAGCTCACATGTACTTTGCTAACAAGCGTGTAGCTATTTACGGCGACCCCGATTTAGTCATTGGCTTGGCAGAATTCTGTCAGGAAGTAGAATTAGAGCCAGTATTGCTGTTGTTGGGTGATGATAACCAAGCACCTTCCAAAGACCCCAGATTAGCTGAATTGGACAAAAAAGCTAACCACGCTGAATATGACATTGAAGTCATCTGGAATGCAGATTTGTGGGAACTAGAAAGCCGCGTTAAGGAAAGAGGCGACATCGACTTGATTTTAGGTCATTCCAAAGGTCGGTATATTGCGATTGATAACCAAATCCCAATGGTACGTGTAGGTTTCCCCACTTTTGACCGTGCAGGTATGTGGAAACACCCTGTAATTGGTTATCGTGGTGCGGAATTTTTGGGAGATGCGATCGCTAACGCCTTGTTTGCAGATATGGAATACAAGCACGATCGCGAATGGATCTTAAACGTTTGGTAA
- a CDS encoding nitrogenase component 1, with product MPTNMDANVVFYGHLSELYQLAKEGKIQTTLQGSHTRPCKFWTATKILSGIKDAIVISHGPSGCAYGVKRAYKLTNSRNSGSPYEAVVTTNMSEKAVIFGGEKELRGAIREVDQKYHPDAIVVATSCASGIIGDCVDDVVNKARSEIDAEIMTIHCEGFAGEYRSGFDIVFRQIVDFMEPPTPERQAQLADSVNIVGAKMGPERTEVEGDVKELKRLIKGMGARVHSVIAGDCTLDELKQAPSAAVNCTLCLDLGYTIGRAMYDKFGTPLNSTILPYGISATEKWLQGAAKYLGMEAQAAALMEREYAAIKTEFEEAKQYIEGKLAIIEGHDAIKCLSIAHMLERDFGMRAVIYNFHPWSTEARETSVDYLLETGLDPEILITKGTLAFGKYESMKQTEDELLEFIGGLDADSVVYFGSSLSFPHIPVVDLNAILNRPRFGYRGALRVAKCIKTALQYGFRPRSSLTKQMVFPKNSGLASAQSLTGKLAQDLPDCTVYGGKKRGKCFNE from the coding sequence ATGCCAACAAACATGGATGCTAACGTTGTATTTTACGGACATTTAAGCGAACTGTATCAGCTAGCGAAAGAAGGTAAAATTCAAACCACCTTACAAGGTAGTCACACTCGCCCCTGCAAATTCTGGACTGCAACCAAGATTTTAAGTGGGATTAAAGATGCGATCGTGATTTCTCACGGGCCGAGTGGTTGTGCTTATGGGGTGAAACGAGCATATAAGCTAACAAATAGCCGTAATAGTGGTTCCCCTTATGAAGCCGTTGTCACTACTAACATGAGTGAGAAAGCGGTGATTTTTGGGGGAGAAAAAGAACTACGCGGTGCAATTCGCGAAGTAGACCAAAAATACCACCCAGATGCGATCGTTGTCGCCACTAGTTGCGCGTCGGGGATTATTGGCGATTGCGTTGATGATGTGGTGAATAAAGCCCGCAGCGAAATCGACGCAGAAATCATGACGATACATTGCGAAGGCTTTGCTGGAGAGTATCGCAGTGGCTTTGATATCGTCTTTCGGCAAATTGTAGACTTTATGGAACCGCCGACACCAGAACGTCAAGCACAATTAGCCGATTCTGTCAATATTGTTGGTGCCAAGATGGGGCCAGAAAGGACAGAAGTAGAAGGTGATGTTAAGGAACTGAAACGCCTGATTAAAGGAATGGGGGCTAGGGTTCACAGTGTAATTGCAGGTGACTGTACATTAGATGAACTCAAACAAGCACCGAGTGCAGCAGTTAACTGTACTTTATGTTTGGATCTGGGCTATACCATTGGTAGAGCCATGTACGATAAATTCGGTACTCCCTTAAATTCTACGATTCTTCCCTATGGTATTAGTGCTACAGAAAAATGGTTGCAAGGCGCGGCAAAATATTTAGGAATGGAAGCGCAAGCAGCTGCTTTGATGGAACGGGAATATGCAGCCATTAAGACCGAATTTGAGGAAGCAAAGCAATATATCGAAGGTAAGTTAGCCATCATCGAAGGACATGACGCTATTAAGTGCTTGTCTATTGCTCATATGTTAGAGCGCGATTTTGGGATGCGTGCGGTGATTTATAACTTCCATCCTTGGAGTACAGAAGCGCGGGAAACCAGCGTCGATTACCTATTAGAAACGGGATTAGACCCAGAAATTTTGATTACCAAAGGAACTTTAGCTTTTGGTAAGTATGAGTCGATGAAACAAACAGAAGATGAATTACTAGAATTCATTGGGGGACTGGATGCTGATTCCGTAGTTTATTTTGGTTCTTCTTTGAGTTTCCCCCATATTCCCGTTGTCGATTTAAACGCCATCTTAAATCGTCCTCGATTTGGTTATCGCGGAGCCTTAAGGGTAGCTAAGTGTATTAAAACTGCACTCCAATATGGCTTTAGACCTCGTAGTTCCTTAACCAAGCAAATGGTATTCCCGAAAAATTCAGGTTTAGCATCTGCTCAATCATTGACAGGAAAATTAGCCCAAGACTTACCTGACTGTACTGTATATGGAGGGAAGAAGCGGGGCAAATGTTTTAACGAGTAA
- a CDS encoding nitrogenase component 1, whose translation MLSGIKSENSQVLNVISSHKEQLTFDNCDHSKDPIVGCALEGIANMVAGIKDVSIVIHSPQGCASTVAAGYDNHEVDFTKRKVGCSRLFESDIVMGASEKLKNLIKEADQSFKAKVMFVVGTCAADIIGEDIQGLCHSLQPQINAKLVPLLAGGFRGNAYDGLEMGLEALLPFIHKRQKRRGGRKPRIVNIIAPQANLNPTWWADLQWIKETLKALRIRVQTVISHGTSFEELEQAGNATANILLSHDVGYKFARKMQESHNIPLILEDIPLPIGVKNTTRWLQALAAHFKIDEKRVEPLIKEGENRVVETLRKRALMIIPRYRNCRIAVSADGTLGIGLVRMLFEELEMIPEVLLFRSAMRESRAILERELKSMGISPRVAFAADGYQIKQALTEIDTDAVLGSAWEKYMAEELGIKIAFDVFSPTNRETYLDKPYFGYEGMINMMEVIANDWERAFRSKHIHWS comes from the coding sequence ATGCTGTCAGGAATAAAAAGCGAAAACTCTCAGGTACTCAATGTCATATCCTCCCACAAAGAACAACTAACATTTGACAATTGCGATCACAGTAAAGATCCTATCGTTGGTTGTGCTTTGGAAGGCATCGCTAATATGGTAGCTGGTATTAAAGATGTCAGTATTGTAATTCATTCTCCCCAAGGTTGCGCCTCTACTGTAGCGGCTGGCTATGATAACCATGAGGTGGATTTTACTAAGCGTAAAGTAGGTTGTAGTCGTCTTTTTGAGTCAGATATCGTCATGGGAGCATCTGAAAAACTCAAAAATTTGATTAAGGAAGCAGATCAATCTTTTAAAGCGAAAGTGATGTTTGTCGTTGGTACTTGTGCGGCAGATATTATTGGTGAAGATATTCAGGGATTATGTCATAGCCTTCAGCCACAGATTAACGCTAAACTCGTTCCTTTGCTGGCTGGTGGGTTTCGCGGTAATGCTTATGATGGCTTAGAAATGGGTTTAGAGGCGTTACTACCTTTCATCCACAAAAGACAGAAGCGGCGAGGCGGGAGAAAACCCAGAATTGTCAATATTATTGCACCCCAGGCAAATCTTAATCCTACTTGGTGGGCTGATTTGCAATGGATTAAAGAGACATTAAAAGCTTTAAGAATTAGAGTCCAGACAGTAATTTCTCACGGTACATCCTTTGAAGAATTAGAACAAGCTGGTAACGCAACTGCTAATATTCTTCTCAGTCATGATGTCGGGTATAAGTTTGCGCGGAAAATGCAAGAATCCCATAATATCCCCTTAATTTTGGAGGATATTCCTTTACCGATAGGTGTGAAAAATACTACGCGGTGGTTGCAAGCATTAGCAGCACATTTCAAGATAGACGAGAAAAGAGTAGAACCACTAATTAAAGAAGGTGAAAATAGAGTAGTAGAAACTCTTCGCAAGCGAGCCTTGATGATTATTCCTCGATATCGTAACTGTAGAATTGCGGTATCTGCTGATGGAACTCTGGGTATTGGGTTAGTAAGAATGCTCTTTGAAGAGTTAGAAATGATTCCAGAAGTTTTGTTGTTCCGTTCAGCAATGCGTGAATCTCGTGCAATTTTGGAGCGAGAACTTAAAAGTATGGGTATTTCGCCTCGTGTAGCATTTGCAGCAGATGGTTATCAAATTAAGCAAGCCTTAACAGAGATTGATACTGATGCTGTGCTTGGTTCGGCTTGGGAGAAATACATGGCGGAGGAATTGGGAATTAAAATTGCATTTGATGTCTTTAGCCCAACTAACAGAGAGACTTATCTTGATAAGCCATATTTTGGCTATGAAGGTATGATTAATATGATGGAGGTAATTGCTAACGATTGGGAAAGGGCTTTTCGTTCCAAACATATTCATTGGAGTTAG
- a CDS encoding DUF4058 family protein: MKYPFLGMNPYLENPDLWSEVHHRLITAIAIAISPPLRPKYRVAIEKRTYRMNTEDAILIGIPDLAILSAKQQEQKSNIKY, translated from the coding sequence ATGAAGTATCCATTTCTGGGAATGAATCCCTATTTAGAAAATCCTGATTTATGGTCAGAGGTACATCATAGATTAATTACAGCGATCGCTATTGCGATATCTCCTCCTTTACGTCCTAAATATCGAGTAGCAATTGAAAAACGTACCTATAGGATGAATACTGAAGATGCAATCTTAATCGGTATTCCTGACTTAGCTATTTTATCAGCAAAACAACAAGAACAAAAATCAAATATCAAATATTAG
- a CDS encoding DUF4058 family protein, protein MATLPAETENKSITVTLPLPLEIKEGYLEIREVSTGQVVTVIEVISPTNKLTKAGRKSYLEKREKIFQSDTNLLEIDLIINGDKMPTLTNIPDTDYHILVVRSHQLPSAQLFAFTVREAIPNVTIPLEQQEQEIKLDLQKLLLEIYEQAGFDLTLDYNQPPVPDLLVKDREWMDILLKEQGLRE, encoded by the coding sequence ATAGCAACTTTACCTGCGGAAACAGAAAATAAATCTATTACTGTAACATTACCATTACCTTTAGAAATTAAAGAAGGTTATTTAGAAATTAGAGAAGTTTCTACTGGTCAAGTAGTAACAGTAATTGAAGTAATTTCTCCTACAAATAAACTTACAAAGGCAGGTAGAAAGTCATATTTAGAAAAAAGAGAAAAAATCTTCCAAAGTGATACTAATTTATTAGAGATTGATTTAATTATAAATGGCGATAAAATGCCAACTCTCACAAATATTCCTGACACAGATTATCATATTTTAGTTGTCAGGTCTCATCAATTACCATCGGCTCAATTATTTGCTTTTACTGTGAGAGAAGCTATCCCTAATGTTACTATTCCTTTAGAGCAACAAGAACAGGAAATAAAATTAGATTTACAGAAATTATTATTAGAAATATATGAACAAGCCGGATTTGATTTGACTTTAGATTATAATCAACCTCCTGTACCGGATTTATTGGTAAAAGATAGAGAATGGATGGATATATTATTGAAAGAACAAGGATTAAGAGAGTAA
- a CDS encoding cyclic nucleotide-binding domain-containing protein, whose product MSILSNSEVTTVKQLLANFPHFRVLQDQDFDCLNSVVQQKTYPSGTVLIEEGKPTTSIYVCLSGNLAMVQSQQDGSKQQLTTFSNGELVGETSFLDNQVAATTIIVTEPSELLVFPKQKLIDCIELSADFAARFYHLLAINLSDRLRKLTKLMATQNIKEGEPLRKVLIVFATLNDSDIAWMVANGVATKAGLGSALIQQEQTVPAVYLLLEGMLGIYVNINNNGAVQEKEVAKRVKGDILGEMSFVDGGVASASVKTLENAWVLALPQTTLAAKFHEDRGFAGRFYRSLVLILSNRCLDLLLRAGITNTHSERMELLSEDIEVEDELDFDVLEGTAIAGKRFDWMIQQLRR is encoded by the coding sequence ATGTCTATATTATCGAACTCAGAAGTAACTACTGTAAAACAACTGCTCGCTAATTTTCCTCATTTCAGAGTTTTACAAGATCAAGATTTTGATTGTCTCAACTCGGTAGTACAGCAGAAAACCTATCCATCAGGAACAGTTTTAATTGAGGAAGGTAAACCTACAACATCTATCTATGTATGCTTAAGTGGGAATTTAGCGATGGTACAGTCTCAACAAGATGGCAGTAAGCAGCAGCTAACAACATTCTCAAATGGGGAGCTAGTTGGTGAAACTTCGTTTCTGGACAATCAAGTAGCAGCAACAACCATTATTGTTACCGAACCTTCAGAATTGTTGGTATTTCCAAAACAGAAACTAATAGATTGCATCGAGTTATCTGCTGATTTTGCTGCTCGTTTTTATCATCTCCTAGCAATCAACTTATCTGACCGACTACGTAAATTAACTAAGTTGATGGCAACCCAGAACATTAAAGAAGGAGAACCACTGCGAAAAGTACTAATAGTATTTGCAACTCTTAATGACAGTGATATTGCTTGGATGGTAGCTAATGGGGTAGCAACAAAGGCAGGGTTAGGAAGCGCTTTAATTCAACAAGAACAAACAGTACCAGCAGTTTACTTGCTATTAGAGGGGATGTTGGGTATTTACGTCAACATCAACAACAACGGTGCAGTGCAGGAGAAAGAAGTTGCCAAGCGCGTTAAGGGTGACATCTTAGGTGAAATGTCATTTGTCGATGGAGGTGTAGCTTCTGCTAGTGTCAAGACATTGGAAAATGCTTGGGTGTTAGCACTGCCACAAACTACTCTTGCCGCCAAGTTTCACGAAGATAGGGGATTTGCAGGTCGTTTTTATCGCTCACTCGTTCTTATTTTATCCAATCGTTGCTTAGATTTACTTTTGCGTGCAGGCATTACCAATACCCACTCCGAACGCATGGAGTTGTTGTCAGAAGATATTGAAGTAGAGGACGAACTCGATTTTGATGTTTTGGAAGGAACTGCAATTGCTGGCAAGCGTTTTGACTGGATGATTCAACAACTCCGTCGATAA
- a CDS encoding ribbon-helix-helix protein, CopG family, whose protein sequence is MKKLTVRCSNEEYETLLKYCEETDRTQNDVLREMIRKLKKSRARSTGL, encoded by the coding sequence ATGAAGAAATTAACAGTTCGATGCTCTAATGAAGAGTATGAAACGCTTTTGAAATACTGCGAAGAAACAGATCGCACTCAAAATGACGTACTTAGAGAGATGATCCGGAAGTTGAAGAAAAGCCGTGCTAGAAGCACGGGGCTTTAG